TTTTGTATTTTGGAGCTTTAAAGCAGGTGTAAGCGAGGCTTTTTTACACGCTTGCGCAGTTCTTTTAATCTCTTGTCCTTGCGCCTTAGGGCTTGCAACTCCTATCGCTTTAATCACCGCTCAAGGTGCGGCGATGAAAAATTTTATCTTGATTAAAAACCCTGCTGCTTTAGAAAATTTAAATAAAATCAAGACAGCTTTTTTTGATAAAACAGGCACTTTAACGCAAAACAATCTAGAGCTTTTTAGGCATAATTTAAATGCTAAAGATTTTCAAATGCTAGCCTTAATCGAAAGTTCAAGTTCTCATCCTATCGCTAAGGCTATCTTTAAAGCTTCTAAGATAAAAGATCAAATTTTAAAAGGAAGTAGTGAAATTTTTATAGGCAAGGGTGTAAAATACACAGAAGAAAATGAAGAATACTTGCTAGGAAATTTAAAATTCATGCAAGAGAGCGGGGTGAAAAATTTAGAAAAGGCAGATGAATTTTTACAAGGCTTAAAAGAAGAAGCCTTAATTTGTGTGTATTTTTCTAAAAATGGTGAGTGCTTGGGGGTGCTTACTTTAAAAAATACCCTAAAAGAAGGAGCTAAAGAGCTTATAGAGGATTTTAAAAAGCAAAAAATTCAAAGCATTATTTTAAGCGGAGATAATGAAAAAAGCGTACAGGGTGTCGCAAATTTATTGGGTATTGTTGATTTTAAGGCAGGATTATTGCCTGAAGAAAAATTGCAAATCATTAAAGAACATAAGCAAAATTCACTTTTTGTAGGAGATGGGATTAACGATGCGGCTGCTTTAAATTTGGCGAGTGTGAGTATGAGTTTTAAAGAAGGAAGTGATTTGGCTAAAAATGCTGGAGATTTTATACTTATGAAAGATGATTTAAGGCTTATTTCTTGGTGTTTTAAGCTTGCCAAAAAGACAAAAAATATTATCAAACTCAATCTTTTCTGGGCATTTTTTTATAATATTCTTTGTATTCCCGTAGCTGCAGGCTTTGTGCCTTTTATCACTTTAAGCCCTCATTTAGCAGCGCTTGCGATGTGTTTTAGCTCACTTTGTGTAGTGCTTAATTCTCTAAGGCTTAGAAAAGTCTAAACCTTAGAGTTTTAGTTTTCTATTTTGGGTTCTCCAAAATATTCTCTTAAAGCTTCTTTTGTATCCTCTTGAGGATCAAATTTCTTTGCCCCTTGTTTTAGCTCATTAAAAGAAGAGTGAAGATCTATTTTTTTAGGACTTTGCGCTTCATTATTTTGTTGAGGTAGTTCTTGGGTTAAGGATTGTAATTTGCTCTCATCTATAATGATTGCTTTTTGTACAGCAATTTTAGCATTGGAACCAAAATGATTTCTAAAAAGTTCTTGGATCAGTTTAAAGCCCTTATTAAGCTTATCACGATTGCTTCCTTGTGCGTTTGAGCCAATAGTCAAAATTTCATTTTCATAACTTATAAATTGAGTGCTTTGTTTAAAACATTCTCCAAGTTCATAATCCCTATCGTAGATTTTTTCAAGTAAAATTTCATACGCATTTTTAATCGGTGAAGATTTTTGAATTTCTACTGCTATAGGGGTTTTTATTTCTTGTTTTTCTGGATTAGAATTTGTATTTGTGAGGTTTTTTTGAATTTCGTTAATTTGCGTATCGATTTCTTTTAAATGACTTGCTTCCATCATCATAAAAGCCATCACGCAAAGTGTAAAGCCATCATCATCGCAGATAAGATTTTTTGCCCTTGCTAGGATACGGAAAAATCTTTCATAAATGAGAGTTGAAAATTCACTACTTTTTGCAAAAAAACTTTCTTTTAAATAAAAAAGCATTTCATCGATCACACTCGAGGCTTCGTAGTCTTTAAGCTCTTCTAAAAAATCAAAAACTCTATCCTTATTTTTTGTTAAAATGGCATGGTAAAATTCCTTGATTTTAGCAGGGTCTAAAAAGCCTAACATATCAGTAATCTTGCTCGTACTTATATCGTTTTGGCAAAAGATAATAGCTTGATCAAGCAAGGTAAGAGTATCTCTTAAAGAGCCGTTTCCACTTCTTGCGACAAATTTCAAGGCTTCTTCTTCAAATTTGACATTTTCTTTGTTTAAAATTTCTTTTAAATGATTTAAAATTTCATTTTGCGGAATTTGCTTGAAGCGAAAATGTTGCGTCCTTGAAAGCACGGTAGCGGGCAATTTTAAAGGATCGGTGGTTGCTAGGATAAATTTTACATAGCTTGGAGGCTCTTCTAGTGTTTTTAAAAGTGCATTAGCAGCTTGAGGTGTTAGCATATGTACTTCATCGATGATAAAGATTTTAAATCTTGCCATAGAAGGGGTGTATTTGGTTTGCTCAATAAGAGCTTGTATGTCTTCTAGCCCACGATTGCTAGCAGCGTCCATTTCTATGATGTCTATATGTTTGCCTTCGAGTGCAGCAAGGCATTGTTTACAAGTTCCACAAGGAGTATCGCTTGGGCCATTATCACAAACTAGGGCTCTAGAAAAAATTCTAGCACTTGAGGTTTTACCGCTTCCGCGTAAGCCTGAAAAGAGATAAGCATGAGCTAAGCGATTGTGATTTAATGCATATTTTAAGCTCGTGCTGACTGTTTTTTGTCCTATGAGTTCATCAAAGGTTTTAGGTCTGTATTTAATCGCTAAGGCTTGAAGCATTTTTACTCATTCATAATAGATAAAAGTTCTACATTGTCTTTAGTTTTTAACATTTTTGAATAAAGGAATTTAAGCGCTTCAATATCATCCATTTGAGAAATCGCCGAGCGAATAGCCCAAATTTTTTGTAGCTCTGCCACTCCTTGTAAAAGTTCTTCTTTTCGAGTTCCGGACTTGATGATATTAATCGCAGGATAAATTCTTCTATCTGAAATATTTCTATCTAAGACTATTTCGCTATTACCCGTTCCTTTAAATTCTTCAAAGATCACATCATCCATTCTCGAACCTGTGTCAATAAGTGCAGTTGCTACTATGGTCAAAGATCCGCCATTTTCTATGTTTCTTGCTGCACCAAAAAAGCGTTTAGGTTTATGAAGTGCATTAGCATCCACCCCACCACTTAATACCTTTCCACTGCTTGGAGTTGCGGTGTTATAAGCTCTAGCAAGCCTTGTGATACTGTCTAGTAAAATGATAACATCTTTGCCTGTTTCCACCATTCTTTTTGCTTTTTCGATAACAAGCTCTGCTACGCGAACATGGTTGTAAGCAGGCAAATCAAAAGTAGAGCTAAACACTTCACCCTTTACACATCTTTGCATATCAGTAACCTCTTCAGGTCTTTCATCGACTAAAAGAACGATTAAATGCATTTCAGGATGATTTTTAGCAATCGCACTTGCTAGCTCTTTCATAAGTTCTGTTTTACCCGTTCTTGGCGGTGCTACGATGAGTCCGCGTTGTCCTTTACCTATAGGGGTAAAAAGATCTAAAATTCTTCCAGTTAATTTCATAGCATCGTATTCGAGTTTGATTTTTTCTGTTGGAAAAATAGGAGTGAGGTTGTCAAATAAAGGTCTTTCTTTAGCTTCTTGCAAAGGCAAATAATTAATCGCTTCTATTTTCAAAAGAGCATAGTATTTTTCTTGATCCTTAGGCTCTCTAACTTGTCCAGTTACTATATCGCCTACGCGCAGGGC
The window above is part of the Campylobacter coli genome. Proteins encoded here:
- a CDS encoding cation-translocating P-type ATPase; the protein is MQEFRVKIGKMTCVNCSNAIERACKKIQGVSDASVSYVNSSGVFLLEDEARSQDVVKKIQNLGFEILENEQNLEEYRKKELIALRKNLLLSIVLSALIMYFEMFDTSFLSQNMQMLLSFFAIFYCGRTFFSHAIKGLKNWNLDMNTLIALGCISAFTYSFCIYLNLFEDEKHLYFSGAAMIISFVLLGKFLETNAKFKALNYQKRLNEIDIKKAKILNEAGELSEIPSAFVKNGDIIVVSEGESVVVDGVVIQGKAEIDTSFLSGEFLPSSVRVDDEIKAGSILLNGNLHIKASKKAMDSTLEQIKDLVFKAGNIKTPLENSVDKISRYFVITIIAFALAVFVFWSFKAGVSEAFLHACAVLLISCPCALGLATPIALITAQGAAMKNFILIKNPAALENLNKIKTAFFDKTGTLTQNNLELFRHNLNAKDFQMLALIESSSSHPIAKAIFKASKIKDQILKGSSEIFIGKGVKYTEENEEYLLGNLKFMQESGVKNLEKADEFLQGLKEEALICVYFSKNGECLGVLTLKNTLKEGAKELIEDFKKQKIQSIILSGDNEKSVQGVANLLGIVDFKAGLLPEEKLQIIKEHKQNSLFVGDGINDAAALNLASVSMSFKEGSDLAKNAGDFILMKDDLRLISWCFKLAKKTKNIIKLNLFWAFFYNILCIPVAAGFVPFITLSPHLAALAMCFSSLCVVLNSLRLRKV
- a CDS encoding DNA polymerase III subunit gamma/tau, with amino-acid sequence MLQALAIKYRPKTFDELIGQKTVSTSLKYALNHNRLAHAYLFSGLRGSGKTSSARIFSRALVCDNGPSDTPCGTCKQCLAALEGKHIDIIEMDAASNRGLEDIQALIEQTKYTPSMARFKIFIIDEVHMLTPQAANALLKTLEEPPSYVKFILATTDPLKLPATVLSRTQHFRFKQIPQNEILNHLKEILNKENVKFEEEALKFVARSGNGSLRDTLTLLDQAIIFCQNDISTSKITDMLGFLDPAKIKEFYHAILTKNKDRVFDFLEELKDYEASSVIDEMLFYLKESFFAKSSEFSTLIYERFFRILARAKNLICDDDGFTLCVMAFMMMEASHLKEIDTQINEIQKNLTNTNSNPEKQEIKTPIAVEIQKSSPIKNAYEILLEKIYDRDYELGECFKQSTQFISYENEILTIGSNAQGSNRDKLNKGFKLIQELFRNHFGSNAKIAVQKAIIIDESKLQSLTQELPQQNNEAQSPKKIDLHSSFNELKQGAKKFDPQEDTKEALREYFGEPKIEN
- the rho gene encoding transcription termination factor Rho; amino-acid sequence: MEKEKKQHQRTHIPVEGYKIEDLKLLDLENLVKIANECEIENPREFRRQELIFEILKAQTKKGGFILFTGILEISSEGYGFLRGMDSNLSDSVNDAYVSNSQIRKFALRVGDIVTGQVREPKDQEKYYALLKIEAINYLPLQEAKERPLFDNLTPIFPTEKIKLEYDAMKLTGRILDLFTPIGKGQRGLIVAPPRTGKTELMKELASAIAKNHPEMHLIVLLVDERPEEVTDMQRCVKGEVFSSTFDLPAYNHVRVAELVIEKAKRMVETGKDVIILLDSITRLARAYNTATPSSGKVLSGGVDANALHKPKRFFGAARNIENGGSLTIVATALIDTGSRMDDVIFEEFKGTGNSEIVLDRNISDRRIYPAINIIKSGTRKEELLQGVAELQKIWAIRSAISQMDDIEALKFLYSKMLKTKDNVELLSIMNE